A genomic window from Sphingomonas taxi includes:
- a CDS encoding type II toxin-antitoxin system Phd/YefM family antitoxin: MAMHVPIGEAKARLSELVAAAMRGEDVVLDSVDAPQVRLVMVPPSDVEQRAAKRRSAIGMFADLVGDRDIDIRALKADDRWDEHYGRKFGDPD, from the coding sequence ATGGCGATGCACGTCCCTATCGGTGAGGCGAAGGCGCGGCTTTCGGAGTTGGTCGCGGCGGCCATGCGTGGTGAGGATGTCGTGCTCGATAGTGTCGACGCACCCCAGGTTCGCCTTGTGATGGTCCCGCCTTCCGATGTGGAGCAACGTGCCGCAAAGCGGCGGTCCGCGATCGGGATGTTTGCTGATCTCGTCGGGGACCGTGACATCGACATCCGCGCTCTAAAGGCGGACGATCGTTGGGATGAACATTACGGGCGCAAATTTGGCGATCCTGATTGA
- a CDS encoding ferritin-like domain-containing protein, whose product MLRRTALATLFGGVALAGFIGTAQAEGLVAGEIAALQFALNLQYLTTNFLQAAIYGDGRQLQADNIRGGELSGEPGVVVTTAKQVRFPAATRDIQARVQEIGDEHWYRNLLLRALLRADVVAQKTIDLSPATFTAMFRLAGVIDAGATFDPYSSPLNLLLATETLISVQASVISAMLPSFDNDILRATMASFAASVGGDAATIRSMLYAQGQAAAIDKLAAWRDRVDGTAVTDRGLSATTTNGNAMTRIAFTDADGLLIGRTPARALNVLFMTSGAVTTGGFFPTGINGAITRSAAN is encoded by the coding sequence ATGCTGCGCAGAACGGCATTGGCGACATTGTTCGGCGGTGTGGCACTGGCCGGCTTCATCGGCACCGCACAGGCAGAGGGGCTGGTTGCCGGCGAAATCGCCGCATTGCAGTTTGCACTTAACCTACAGTATCTTACGACGAACTTTCTGCAGGCGGCGATCTATGGCGACGGACGCCAGTTGCAGGCCGACAACATTCGCGGCGGAGAGTTGAGCGGCGAGCCGGGCGTAGTGGTAACTACCGCAAAACAGGTCCGTTTTCCGGCGGCGACTCGTGACATCCAGGCGCGGGTGCAGGAAATCGGCGACGAGCATTGGTATCGCAACCTGCTGCTGCGCGCGCTGCTGCGCGCGGACGTCGTCGCGCAGAAAACGATCGACCTGTCGCCGGCCACCTTCACCGCCATGTTCCGGCTCGCCGGCGTGATCGATGCCGGTGCGACGTTCGATCCATATAGCTCGCCGCTCAACCTGCTGCTCGCCACCGAGACGCTGATCTCGGTGCAGGCCAGCGTGATCAGCGCGATGCTGCCGAGCTTCGACAACGACATCCTCCGCGCCACCATGGCCTCCTTCGCCGCCAGCGTCGGCGGCGACGCAGCGACGATCCGGTCGATGCTCTACGCGCAGGGACAGGCCGCGGCGATCGACAAGCTCGCGGCGTGGCGCGATCGCGTGGATGGCACCGCGGTGACCGATCGCGGCCTGTCGGCGACGACGACGAACGGCAATGCGATGACGCGGATCGCGTTCACCGATGCCGATGGATTGCTGATCGGCCGCACGCCGGCCCGGGCGTTGAACGTGCTGTTCATGACGTCGGGCGCGGTCACCACCGGCGGTTTCTTTCCGACCGGGATCAACGGCGCGATCACGCGCAGCGCCGCCAACTGA
- a CDS encoding type II toxin-antitoxin system VapC family toxin, protein MAILIDTQALVWIATRSPRLSVAATTAITDGATPLWISAVTAYEFVDLNRRGRFGADLPLDLLVARLDAEILEYPASAWRIVDTLPDLHRDPVDRMLIAHALHLDATLVTADVTMRRYPVRCLW, encoded by the coding sequence TTGGCGATCCTGATTGATACGCAGGCGCTCGTCTGGATCGCTACCCGTAGTCCGCGGCTCAGTGTGGCGGCGACGACTGCGATCACCGATGGTGCGACGCCGCTGTGGATCAGTGCGGTAACCGCATATGAGTTTGTCGATCTGAACCGCCGCGGCAGGTTCGGCGCTGATCTTCCGTTGGATTTGCTCGTCGCCCGGCTCGATGCCGAGATACTCGAATATCCGGCATCCGCGTGGCGGATCGTCGATACGCTGCCTGACCTCCATCGCGATCCGGTGGATCGCATGCTGATCGCCCATGCGCTGCATCTCGATGCGACGTTGGTCACCGCGGACGTCACGATGCGTCGCTATCCGGTACGTTGCTTGTGGTAA
- a CDS encoding secondary thiamine-phosphate synthase enzyme YjbQ has product MRQATTTLSVETRRQGLLEVTGEVIRWVAAQDIDTGLLTVFCRHTSASLVIQENAAPAVRRDMEAYFARLAPESRDYEHDDEGPDDMPAHLRTALTGVQLSIPVIEGAPALGTWQGIYLFEHRTSPHRRSLALHLIGA; this is encoded by the coding sequence ATGCGGCAAGCCACGACTACCTTGAGCGTCGAGACGCGGCGGCAGGGCCTGCTGGAGGTGACCGGCGAGGTCATCCGCTGGGTGGCGGCGCAGGACATCGATACCGGGCTGCTCACGGTTTTCTGCCGGCATACGTCGGCGTCGCTCGTGATCCAGGAAAATGCCGCGCCGGCGGTGCGCCGCGACATGGAGGCCTATTTCGCCCGCCTCGCGCCGGAAAGCCGCGATTATGAACATGACGACGAGGGGCCGGACGACATGCCCGCGCATCTCCGCACCGCACTGACCGGCGTGCAGCTGTCGATCCCGGTCATCGAGGGCGCGCCTGCGCTGGGGACGTGGCAGGGCATCTATCTGTTCGAACATCGCACCAGTCCGCATCGGCGCAGCCTGGCGCTGCACCTGATCGGCGCGTGA
- the secA gene encoding preprotein translocase subunit SecA, giving the protein MFGGFAKSLFGSSNDRYVKSLNPIVQKIAAFEPTLQALSDEQLAAQTAKFREQLANGAKLDDLLPEAFATVRESAIRVLGMRHFDVQMIGGIVLHRGEIAEMRTGEGKTLVATLATYLNALPGDGVHVITVNDYLAARDAEWMGQVYRFLGLTVGTIIPNLTDEQRRAAYNSDITYGTNNEFGFDYLRDNMKYERSSMVQRAFSMAIVDEVDSVLIDEARTPLIISGPTDDKSELYMSVDAIVKQLEADDYEKDEKQKSIILTESGTERIERMLEAAGLLEGANLYDFENTQVVHHVNQSLRANMMFKADTDYIVKDGKVIIIDEFTGRMMDGRRWSDGLHQAVEAKEGVTIEPENQTMASITFQNYFRMYPKLSGMTGTAATEAAEFYDIYKMNVVTIPTNVGVRRVDEEDEFYKDTTDKFRAIAKKIREHAALGQPVLVGTVSIEKSELLSEFLTQEGVDHKVLNARYHEMEAHIVAQAGRKAAVTIATNMAGRGTDIKLGGNLEFRMLDEHPDLVEGTPEYETEAARIRAEIEVEKQEVLAAGGLFVLGTERHESRRIDNQLRGRSGRQGDPGLSRFYLSLDDDLLRIFGPDTLFAKMMRNNIEDGEAIGSKWLSKAIETAQKKVEARNYDIRKQVVEYDDVMNDQRKVIYEQRADIMDADAVGDVVSDMRTETVNVIVGGACPPNSYPEQWDIAGMKAGLTEILNLDLPVDDWLTEEAIDPEIVEERVREAADAAIATKAAELEPETWTQVEKSILLQNLDHHWKEHLATLDALRQVVHLRAYAQKTPINEYKQEAFSLFQRMLDSIREDVTKTIAHAQFQMQEAPDLPELPDFITTHFDPFTGEDNSNDIDAGTLGRITTQIPPLQMMQPDAEAILGDNPEHWEGRVNRNAPCPCGSGRKYKHCHGAVTA; this is encoded by the coding sequence ATGTTCGGCGGCTTCGCTAAATCGCTCTTCGGCTCGTCCAACGACCGCTACGTCAAATCGCTCAACCCGATCGTCCAGAAGATCGCCGCGTTCGAGCCGACGCTCCAGGCGCTCTCCGACGAGCAACTCGCCGCGCAGACCGCCAAGTTCCGCGAGCAGCTCGCCAATGGCGCCAAGCTCGACGACCTGCTGCCCGAGGCGTTCGCGACGGTGCGCGAATCGGCGATACGCGTGCTCGGCATGCGCCATTTCGACGTGCAGATGATCGGCGGCATCGTCCTCCACCGCGGCGAGATCGCCGAGATGCGCACCGGCGAGGGCAAGACGCTCGTCGCGACGCTGGCGACCTATCTCAACGCGCTGCCCGGCGATGGCGTCCACGTCATCACCGTCAACGACTATCTCGCCGCGCGCGACGCCGAATGGATGGGCCAGGTCTATCGCTTCCTCGGCCTCACCGTCGGGACGATCATCCCCAACCTTACCGACGAACAGCGCCGCGCCGCCTACAACAGCGACATCACCTACGGCACGAATAACGAATTCGGCTTCGACTATCTGCGCGACAACATGAAGTATGAGCGCAGCTCGATGGTGCAGCGCGCCTTCAGCATGGCGATCGTCGACGAGGTCGATTCGGTGCTGATCGACGAGGCGCGCACGCCGCTCATCATCTCCGGCCCGACCGACGACAAGTCGGAGCTGTACATGAGCGTCGACGCGATCGTGAAGCAGCTCGAGGCGGACGATTACGAGAAGGACGAGAAGCAGAAGTCGATCATCCTGACCGAGAGCGGCACCGAGCGGATCGAGCGGATGCTCGAGGCGGCGGGCCTGCTGGAGGGCGCCAATCTCTACGATTTCGAGAACACGCAGGTCGTCCACCACGTCAACCAGTCGCTGCGCGCGAACATGATGTTCAAGGCGGACACCGATTACATCGTCAAGGATGGCAAGGTCATCATCATCGACGAATTCACCGGCCGCATGATGGACGGGCGCCGCTGGTCCGACGGCCTGCACCAGGCAGTCGAGGCGAAGGAGGGCGTGACGATCGAGCCCGAGAACCAGACGATGGCGTCGATCACCTTCCAGAATTATTTCCGCATGTACCCGAAGCTGTCGGGCATGACCGGCACCGCGGCGACCGAGGCGGCGGAATTCTACGACATCTACAAGATGAACGTCGTCACCATCCCGACCAACGTCGGCGTCCGCCGCGTCGACGAGGAGGACGAATTCTACAAGGACACCACCGACAAGTTCCGTGCGATCGCCAAGAAGATCCGCGAACATGCCGCGCTCGGCCAGCCGGTGCTGGTCGGCACCGTGTCGATCGAGAAGTCCGAGCTGCTCAGCGAATTCCTCACGCAGGAGGGCGTCGATCACAAGGTGCTCAACGCGCGCTACCACGAGATGGAGGCGCATATCGTCGCGCAGGCCGGGCGCAAGGCGGCGGTGACGATCGCCACCAACATGGCGGGCCGCGGCACCGACATCAAACTCGGCGGCAACCTCGAATTCCGCATGCTCGACGAGCATCCCGATCTCGTCGAGGGCACGCCCGAATATGAGACGGAGGCGGCACGGATCCGTGCCGAGATTGAGGTGGAGAAGCAGGAGGTGCTCGCCGCCGGCGGTCTGTTCGTGCTCGGCACCGAGCGGCACGAGAGCCGCCGCATCGACAACCAGCTCCGCGGCCGTTCGGGCCGTCAGGGCGATCCCGGCCTGTCGCGCTTCTACCTCAGCCTCGACGACGATCTGCTCCGCATCTTCGGCCCGGACACGCTCTTCGCCAAGATGATGCGCAACAATATCGAGGACGGCGAGGCGATCGGCAGCAAGTGGCTGTCGAAGGCGATCGAGACCGCGCAGAAGAAGGTCGAGGCGCGCAACTACGACATCCGCAAGCAGGTCGTCGAATATGACGACGTGATGAACGACCAGCGCAAGGTCATCTACGAGCAGCGCGCCGACATCATGGATGCCGATGCGGTCGGCGACGTGGTCAGCGACATGCGTACCGAGACGGTCAACGTCATCGTCGGCGGTGCCTGCCCGCCCAACTCCTATCCCGAGCAATGGGATATCGCGGGGATGAAGGCGGGGCTGACCGAGATCCTCAATCTCGACCTGCCGGTCGACGACTGGCTGACCGAAGAGGCGATCGATCCCGAGATCGTCGAGGAGCGCGTCCGCGAGGCCGCCGATGCGGCGATCGCCACCAAGGCCGCCGAGCTCGAGCCGGAGACCTGGACACAGGTCGAGAAGTCGATCCTGCTCCAGAACCTCGACCATCACTGGAAGGAGCATCTCGCGACGCTCGACGCGCTGCGTCAGGTCGTCCACCTGCGCGCCTATGCGCAGAAGACGCCGATCAACGAGTATAAGCAGGAGGCGTTCTCGCTGTTCCAGCGCATGCTCGACTCGATCCGCGAGGACGTCACCAAGACGATCGCGCACGCACAATTCCAGATGCAGGAAGCACCCGACCTGCCCGAGCTGCCCGATTTCATTACGACGCACTTCGACCCGTTCACCGGCGAGGACAATTCGAACGATATCGATGCCGGGACGCTGGGCCGGATCACGACGCAGATCCCGCCGCTGCAGATGATGCAGCCGGATGCGGAGGCGATCCTCGGCGACAATCCGGAACATTGGGAAGGCCGCGTCAACCGCAACGCGCCATGCCCGTGCGGCTCGGGCCGAAAATATAAGCATTGCCACGGTGCCGTCACCGCCTGA
- the argJ gene encoding bifunctional glutamate N-acetyltransferase/amino-acid acetyltransferase ArgJ, giving the protein MSSSISPLATPFPALPVIAGVVPHVARAQYKTWDRCDLTFVTLAEGTSVAGVVTQSKCPSPEVEWCRKALTLGTARALVVNAGNSNAFTGHRGRAAVEAIAARTAQHLGCQPSDVFVASTGVIGVPLPIDKAEAGLDAAFAATPCDWRAAAETIGTTDTYPKGATTTAIVDGRTVTLVGIIKGSGMIAPDMATMLGFVFTDAAVTPGFLQAALNAANRNTFSCITVDGDTSTSDTVLAFATGAAGNAPLGDAHSDGADAFAAALADLCAQLALLVVRDGEGATKLIEIAVTGAESDASAHRIAMSIANSPLVKTAIAGEDANWGRVVMAVGKAGEPAERDKLSIRFGETQVAREGLAVEGYDEAPVAAHLKGQEIEVGVDLGLGDGVATVWTCDLTHGYISINADYRS; this is encoded by the coding sequence ATGTCTTCGTCCATCTCCCCGCTCGCCACCCCCTTCCCCGCCCTGCCCGTGATCGCCGGCGTGGTGCCGCACGTCGCTCGCGCGCAGTACAAGACGTGGGACCGCTGCGATCTCACCTTCGTCACGCTCGCCGAGGGGACCAGCGTCGCCGGCGTCGTCACGCAGAGCAAATGCCCCTCGCCCGAGGTCGAATGGTGCCGCAAGGCGCTGACCCTCGGCACGGCGCGCGCGCTGGTGGTCAACGCGGGCAATTCCAATGCCTTCACCGGGCATCGCGGCCGCGCCGCGGTCGAGGCGATCGCCGCGCGCACCGCGCAGCATCTCGGTTGCCAGCCGTCGGACGTGTTCGTCGCCTCGACCGGGGTGATCGGCGTGCCGCTGCCGATCGACAAGGCGGAGGCCGGGCTCGACGCCGCCTTCGCCGCGACGCCGTGCGACTGGCGCGCCGCGGCGGAGACGATCGGCACTACCGACACCTACCCCAAGGGCGCGACGACGACCGCCATCGTCGATGGTCGCACGGTGACTTTGGTCGGCATCATCAAGGGTTCGGGGATGATCGCGCCGGACATGGCGACGATGCTCGGCTTCGTCTTCACCGATGCGGCGGTGACGCCGGGCTTCCTGCAGGCCGCGCTCAACGCCGCCAACCGCAACACCTTCTCGTGCATCACCGTCGACGGCGACACCTCGACCAGCGACACGGTGCTCGCCTTCGCCACCGGCGCGGCGGGCAATGCGCCGCTCGGCGACGCCCACAGCGATGGGGCGGACGCCTTCGCCGCGGCGCTCGCCGACCTCTGCGCGCAGCTCGCGTTGCTCGTCGTGCGCGACGGCGAGGGCGCCACCAAGCTGATCGAGATCGCGGTCACCGGCGCGGAAAGCGACGCCTCTGCGCATCGCATCGCCATGTCGATCGCCAATTCGCCGCTGGTGAAAACCGCGATCGCGGGCGAGGATGCCAATTGGGGTCGCGTCGTCATGGCGGTCGGCAAGGCCGGCGAGCCCGCCGAGCGCGACAAATTGTCGATCCGCTTCGGCGAGACGCAGGTCGCGCGCGAAGGCCTCGCGGTCGAGGGGTATGACGAGGCGCCGGTCGCCGCGCATCTCAAGGGGCAGGAGATCGAGGTCGGCGTCGACCTCGGTCTCGGCGACGGCGTGGCGACGGTTTGGACCTGCGACCTCACCCACGGCTATATCTCGATCAACGCCGACTATCGGAGCTGA
- a CDS encoding TonB-dependent receptor translates to MAGVAYVAMGAGLGASGAVAQSLPAANGKTAVQGEGKAKSGKSAKKAAKAVATAKKTAEPEEYQPQLRDESGRLEGDIIVTGLRENVKSARNAKRHAQQIVDVVVAQDIGKLPDKNVPEALARVPGVQIDRDRGEGGSFAEGGGIRIRGLNNVMTTINGSPSFSADKRTTFVQDISSDLVSSIEVYKTRTPDQVEGSQSGVINISLRRPTDFKAGATYALSARADYADQVKKVNPYYSALIAYNAETPIGRLGFSVNGNYNHLTYNEGVRFNALPDWSWDQRQIVAPSTTLGNMYLPRTVGFAGTTGWSERAAFQVSTQWKPDDHWSVTLEGGYANQKMLWSDNYFVVPITASQSDAPPPRLSNIVMSDDGRLVKSLTVDSIDPFGPGRHSYLHETSDYNGRLQLDYTNERIEFTSWINYRRSDNDSNDIFHYLRFSQQPQFDVVFNTPNNPKGGSEITFKNLDLMDRKNYLYIDGFDQVRQHTHSPELEIKADLKFNTFFKAVDWFKIGFRRQRRAYERGYGRRSISNLRLPMSELPDYTLTSNGQTFPGSKAEWLIGDTGSIRKSWPAIVNRVNQVLPDFKGYYPTYDPLARFDGSEGTYAFYAMAHYNVKLLFPIEGIFGTRIVNSLVNLISTQQTTKFEMIDELKTKVTTDSVAVAKGNGLDLLPSFSAIVHFTPKLQLRGSWTREVGRPNAGQLNPQLTLNLENDARPVAAGGNPKLGPVTTYKYDASLEWYFGNTGSMSLAVWQWNQDGFVGNKQGIEYLPETPDVPTLVTRPQNLGKGRFRGIEGQATTFFTFLPGILKSFGASVNGTMNITRQAFPSIDKSGDTVFVYGPYLYVSKYVYNLVGFFERDGLNLRVAYNWRSRQQLWVDAKNPYNNLFLDPVERLDASINYDVNKHLTLALEAANLTRAGNQDYWGSYAMPRDVHYYSRNFSFSVRSRF, encoded by the coding sequence GTGGCGGGCGTCGCCTATGTCGCGATGGGGGCAGGGTTGGGTGCGTCGGGCGCGGTCGCTCAGTCGCTGCCGGCAGCAAATGGCAAGACCGCCGTACAGGGGGAAGGCAAGGCGAAGTCGGGCAAATCTGCGAAGAAGGCTGCAAAGGCCGTCGCAACTGCCAAGAAGACGGCCGAGCCGGAAGAATATCAGCCGCAGCTCAGGGATGAATCGGGGCGGCTGGAGGGCGACATCATCGTCACCGGTCTGCGCGAGAACGTGAAATCCGCGCGCAACGCCAAGCGCCACGCGCAACAGATCGTCGACGTCGTCGTCGCCCAGGATATTGGCAAGCTGCCCGACAAGAACGTGCCGGAGGCGCTCGCGCGCGTCCCCGGCGTCCAGATTGATCGTGACCGGGGCGAGGGCGGGTCGTTCGCCGAGGGTGGCGGCATCCGAATCCGTGGCCTGAACAACGTCATGACGACGATCAACGGCTCACCCAGCTTCTCGGCAGACAAGCGAACCACCTTCGTCCAGGATATCTCCTCCGATCTCGTATCGAGCATCGAGGTCTACAAGACGCGCACGCCCGATCAGGTCGAGGGAAGCCAGTCCGGCGTCATCAACATCTCGCTACGCCGACCGACCGACTTCAAGGCCGGCGCGACCTATGCGCTGAGCGCGCGCGCCGACTATGCCGACCAGGTCAAGAAGGTGAATCCCTACTACAGCGCGCTGATCGCCTACAATGCGGAGACGCCGATCGGGCGGCTCGGTTTCTCGGTCAACGGCAACTACAACCACCTGACTTATAACGAAGGCGTTCGCTTCAACGCGCTGCCCGACTGGTCATGGGACCAGCGCCAGATCGTGGCGCCGAGCACGACGCTCGGCAACATGTACCTGCCGCGCACCGTCGGCTTTGCCGGCACCACCGGCTGGTCCGAGCGCGCCGCGTTCCAGGTCTCGACACAGTGGAAACCCGACGATCATTGGAGCGTCACGCTGGAAGGCGGCTATGCCAATCAGAAGATGCTGTGGTCGGATAATTATTTCGTCGTTCCGATCACCGCCTCGCAATCCGACGCGCCGCCGCCGCGCTTGTCCAACATCGTGATGTCCGACGATGGGCGCCTCGTGAAATCGCTGACGGTCGATTCGATCGATCCGTTCGGGCCCGGACGCCATTCCTATCTGCATGAAACCAGCGACTATAACGGCCGGCTGCAACTTGATTACACCAATGAACGCATCGAATTCACCTCGTGGATCAATTATCGCCGGTCAGATAATGATTCGAATGACATTTTTCATTACCTTCGCTTCAGCCAGCAACCGCAGTTCGACGTCGTCTTCAATACGCCGAACAATCCGAAGGGAGGGTCCGAAATCACGTTCAAGAACCTCGATCTGATGGACAGAAAAAACTATCTGTACATCGACGGGTTCGATCAGGTGCGTCAGCATACCCACAGCCCGGAGTTGGAAATCAAGGCGGATCTTAAATTCAATACGTTCTTCAAAGCGGTTGATTGGTTCAAGATCGGGTTCCGTCGTCAGCGACGGGCTTATGAGCGTGGATATGGCCGGCGCAGCATCAGCAATCTGCGCCTGCCGATGAGCGAGCTGCCCGATTACACCTTGACGAGCAACGGCCAGACGTTTCCGGGCTCGAAGGCCGAATGGCTGATTGGCGATACCGGTTCGATCCGGAAGAGCTGGCCGGCGATCGTCAACCGCGTCAATCAGGTTCTGCCTGATTTCAAGGGCTATTACCCGACATATGATCCACTTGCCCGGTTTGACGGCTCGGAAGGGACCTATGCCTTCTATGCAATGGCTCATTATAATGTGAAGTTGTTGTTTCCCATCGAAGGAATATTTGGTACTCGCATCGTCAATTCGCTGGTCAATCTGATCTCGACCCAGCAAACTACCAAGTTTGAGATGATCGATGAGCTGAAGACCAAAGTTACCACCGACAGCGTGGCGGTGGCGAAGGGCAATGGCCTCGATCTGCTGCCGAGCTTCAGCGCGATCGTGCATTTCACGCCAAAGCTGCAGTTGCGTGGGTCATGGACGCGGGAGGTCGGGCGGCCCAATGCGGGACAATTGAACCCGCAATTGACGCTCAACCTAGAGAACGATGCACGGCCCGTCGCGGCTGGCGGCAATCCCAAGCTCGGCCCGGTCACGACCTATAAATACGATGCCTCGCTCGAATGGTATTTCGGCAATACCGGATCGATGTCTCTCGCGGTCTGGCAATGGAATCAGGATGGCTTCGTCGGTAACAAGCAGGGTATCGAATATCTGCCCGAGACGCCCGACGTACCGACGCTGGTGACCCGGCCCCAGAATCTCGGCAAAGGCCGCTTCCGTGGCATCGAAGGGCAGGCGACTACCTTCTTCACCTTCTTGCCTGGGATACTCAAGTCGTTCGGCGCGTCGGTTAACGGGACGATGAACATCACCCGTCAGGCGTTTCCGTCTATCGACAAGTCGGGTGACACCGTCTTTGTTTACGGGCCGTATCTGTATGTCTCGAAATACGTCTACAACCTCGTCGGGTTTTTCGAGCGCGACGGGTTGAACCTGCGCGTCGCCTACAATTGGCGCTCGCGTCAGCAGCTCTGGGTCGATGCCAAGAACCCGTACAACAATCTGTTCCTCGATCCCGTCGAGCGACTGGACGCCTCGATCAACTATGACGTGAACAAGCATCTGACGCTGGCGCTCGAGGCGGCCAATCTGACGCGGGCGGGCAATCAGGACTATTGGGGATCCTACGCCATGCCACGCGACGTACATTATTACTCCCGCAACTTCAGCTTCTCGGTCCGCTCGCGGTTTTGA
- a CDS encoding ferritin-like domain-containing protein: MTIEPTAGPRDATRRGFLRLCGQASATAGGLTLLAACNDDVVGAEHVPAPQASATAPATTPAAYSASDADRLNFGLQLQYLLAAYLQRSLDGTTLDGTALTAGTGTRGTVSGGRAVSFSDATLKASVREVTTATVARIGFLRRTLGSAATAQPAINIAGGQGSPFQAITLVTGPQDQPPTTYFDPYASEEDFLLGATALFAVASTATTDLTWAVGATLRAGMGAFVAGVVAGDSILRNALFARANLQPTKLPDNSPTLFARAAQMSDTRNYFDGPRSLDQYLGRFVNKDGIASNIMFKDSNWIMIRRTPEQALNVLYASQTSVASGAFFPASVNGTIRSSGANSY, encoded by the coding sequence ATGACAATCGAACCGACTGCCGGCCCGCGCGACGCGACCCGCCGGGGATTTCTGCGGCTATGCGGCCAGGCGTCGGCCACCGCCGGCGGCCTGACCTTGCTGGCGGCGTGCAACGACGATGTCGTCGGAGCCGAGCACGTGCCCGCGCCGCAGGCGTCGGCAACGGCACCGGCAACGACGCCCGCGGCCTATTCCGCGTCCGACGCCGACCGGCTCAACTTCGGCCTGCAACTCCAGTATCTGCTCGCCGCCTATCTGCAGCGATCGCTGGACGGGACGACGCTCGACGGGACGGCGCTGACCGCCGGCACCGGCACGCGGGGGACGGTGTCCGGCGGGCGGGCCGTCTCCTTCTCGGATGCGACGTTGAAGGCATCCGTGCGCGAGGTGACCACCGCCACGGTGGCGCGGATCGGCTTCCTGCGGCGGACGCTGGGCAGCGCCGCCACCGCGCAGCCGGCGATCAACATCGCGGGTGGCCAAGGCAGCCCGTTCCAGGCAATCACGCTGGTCACGGGGCCGCAGGACCAGCCGCCCACCACCTATTTCGATCCCTATGCGTCGGAAGAGGATTTCCTGCTCGGTGCGACGGCATTGTTTGCGGTGGCTTCGACCGCCACCACCGACCTGACATGGGCGGTCGGCGCGACGCTGCGGGCTGGGATGGGGGCCTTCGTCGCCGGTGTCGTGGCGGGCGACTCGATCCTGCGCAATGCGCTGTTCGCACGGGCCAATCTGCAACCGACCAAATTGCCGGACAACAGCCCGACGCTGTTCGCCCGCGCCGCGCAGATGAGCGACACGCGCAACTATTTCGACGGGCCGCGCAGCCTCGACCAGTATCTCGGCCGCTTCGTCAACAAGGATGGGATCGCGTCGAACATCATGTTCAAGGATAGCAACTGGATCATGATCCGCCGCACGCCCGAACAGGCGTTGAACGTCCTGTATGCGTCACAAACCTCGGTTGCGTCGGGGGCCTTCTTCCCGGCCAGCGTCAACGGCACCATCCGCAGCAGCGGCGCCAACAGCTACTGA
- a CDS encoding CC0125/CC1285 family lipoprotein encodes MSHLGRKAVVAALAASTLMVAGCATETTYRPATGQGFNRTGYSDRRIEPDRYLVSFAGNSVTSRDTVERYLLFRAAELTLQNGYDYFVMANRDTDLQSRTYSTPGVGGGWGYGGFGGYWGPSWRYYGRGFGWRSWDPWFGGGFGGGPWGNDFDIRTIDRYEATAEIVMRKGPIPRDNLRAFNARAVVDSIGPTVVLPK; translated from the coding sequence ATGAGTCATCTGGGCCGCAAGGCCGTGGTCGCGGCACTCGCCGCCTCCACGCTGATGGTCGCCGGCTGCGCGACCGAGACCACCTATCGCCCCGCCACCGGGCAGGGCTTCAACCGCACCGGCTACAGCGATCGCCGGATCGAACCCGACCGCTATCTCGTCAGCTTCGCCGGCAACAGCGTCACCTCGCGCGATACGGTGGAACGCTATCTGCTGTTCCGCGCCGCCGAACTGACGCTGCAGAACGGCTATGATTATTTCGTCATGGCCAATCGCGACACCGATTTGCAGTCGCGCACGTACAGCACGCCCGGAGTCGGCGGCGGCTGGGGCTATGGCGGCTTCGGCGGCTATTGGGGTCCGTCGTGGCGCTATTACGGCCGCGGTTTCGGCTGGCGCAGCTGGGACCCGTGGTTCGGCGGCGGCTTCGGCGGCGGCCCGTGGGGCAACGATTTCGACATCCGCACGATCGACCGCTACGAGGCAACCGCGGAGATCGTGATGCGCAAGGGACCGATCCCGCGCGACAATCTGCGCGCGTTCAACGCCCGCGCGGTGGTCGACAGCATCGGCCCGACGGTGGTTCTGCCGAAGTAA